In [Leptolyngbya] sp. PCC 7376, a genomic segment contains:
- the rlmD gene encoding 23S rRNA (uracil(1939)-C(5))-methyltransferase RlmD — MQQGDLIELTIHDLNTQGAGVGRHGQQVVFVPNTVPGDRLEVRITRLKRQYAIGKLQRIIESSGDRRRPPCIVADKCGGCQWLQVNEALQHDIKAKEVAQALQRIGGFSELEIEPILYGEAGLGYRNKSTYPFGRSSTGQLQAGYYRKGSHQLVNLNQCPIQDERLNPLLRDLKEDIAAQSWSIYNEAKHQGKLRHLAFRIGHHTGEILLTLISTTADLPNLEEQAAAWLEEYPQLVGVCLNINDRKGNLIWGKKTVAIAGRDYLNETFAGLNLQLRPETFFQVNTLVAEQLYQRMFAKLQLQGDETIIDAYCGVGTFTLPLAKNVKQVIGIESQATSIKQAKANATINDITNVEFLTGMVEDVLPTLDQDADLILIDPPRKGCDRRVIETLRQSRPRQILYISCNPATLARDLKILCSDETYTIEWIQPADFFPQTPHVECAVLLKMV; from the coding sequence ATGCAACAAGGTGATTTGATTGAACTGACGATTCATGACCTTAATACTCAAGGTGCTGGGGTGGGTCGTCATGGCCAGCAGGTTGTGTTTGTGCCGAATACTGTGCCGGGCGATCGCCTCGAAGTCCGGATTACTCGTCTCAAACGTCAGTATGCCATCGGTAAACTCCAACGCATTATTGAGTCATCAGGCGATCGCCGTCGCCCTCCCTGTATTGTTGCTGACAAATGTGGCGGCTGCCAATGGTTGCAGGTTAACGAGGCTCTTCAGCATGACATTAAAGCCAAAGAAGTTGCCCAAGCTTTACAGCGAATTGGTGGTTTCTCTGAACTGGAAATCGAACCAATTCTGTATGGTGAAGCAGGTTTAGGGTATCGCAATAAATCGACCTACCCATTTGGGCGATCTAGCACAGGTCAATTACAGGCGGGCTATTACCGCAAGGGTAGCCACCAGCTGGTTAATCTCAATCAATGTCCGATCCAAGATGAGCGGCTGAATCCTTTATTGCGAGACCTGAAAGAAGATATCGCAGCTCAAAGTTGGTCTATTTATAACGAGGCTAAACACCAGGGAAAATTGCGCCATCTTGCTTTTCGGATTGGTCACCACACAGGCGAAATATTATTGACGCTAATTTCGACAACCGCAGATCTGCCAAATCTTGAAGAACAAGCCGCTGCATGGCTAGAAGAATATCCTCAACTGGTTGGTGTTTGTCTGAATATTAATGACCGTAAAGGGAATTTGATTTGGGGTAAAAAAACGGTGGCGATCGCCGGGCGAGATTATCTCAATGAAACTTTTGCTGGACTGAATCTCCAACTCCGTCCCGAAACATTCTTTCAGGTGAATACTCTCGTTGCCGAACAGCTTTACCAACGGATGTTTGCAAAGCTACAGCTCCAAGGCGATGAGACAATTATTGATGCTTATTGTGGTGTTGGAACTTTTACCCTGCCCCTTGCCAAAAATGTAAAGCAGGTCATCGGTATCGAATCCCAAGCGACCTCCATCAAACAAGCAAAAGCTAATGCAACCATTAACGACATCACCAACGTTGAATTTTTGACAGGGATGGTCGAGGATGTTTTGCCAACATTGGATCAAGATGCAGATCTGATTTTGATTGATCCACCACGCAAGGGATGCGATCGCCGCGTGATCGAAACATTACGGCAATCTCGACCTAGACAAATCCTGTATATTAGCTGCAATCCCGCAACCTTAGCTAGAGATCTAAAAATCCTGTGTAGTGATGAAACCTATACCATTGAATGGATACAGCCCGCAGACTTTTTCCCTCAGACACCCCATGTCGAATGCGCAGTGCTCTTAAAAATGGTGTAA
- a CDS encoding anti-sigma regulatory factor — protein sequence MIAISMPPPKSHWSTLSFASTLYLYPVLEILLERIPDEWQYDIRLGLQEALVNAAKHGNKLDPTKKVVVHFFMNAEQCSWIISDQGAGFDKHERCCDLDDHLLPPEEEECGRGVCLLSHIFDQVHWNHQGNQLRLSKYFHKTPLMAVSMETVV from the coding sequence GTGATCGCGATTTCTATGCCCCCCCCAAAGTCCCATTGGAGCACCCTAAGTTTTGCCTCAACCTTATATCTCTATCCGGTTTTAGAAATCTTACTTGAACGTATTCCTGACGAATGGCAATACGATATTCGTCTGGGGCTACAGGAAGCTTTAGTGAATGCTGCGAAGCATGGCAATAAGCTTGACCCCACAAAGAAAGTTGTCGTTCATTTCTTTATGAATGCAGAGCAGTGTTCTTGGATCATTTCTGATCAAGGTGCTGGCTTTGATAAGCATGAACGCTGTTGCGATTTAGACGATCATTTACTTCCTCCTGAAGAGGAAGAATGTGGTCGCGGAGTCTGCTTACTATCTCATATTTTTGACCAAGTGCACTGGAACCATCAAGGGAACCAATTGCGTTTGAGCAAGTATTTTCACAAGACACCTTTAATGGCTGTTTCAATGGAAACAGTCGTTTAA
- a CDS encoding NINE protein, with amino-acid sequence MKQAIARLTSQPKDRKIAVGLALVGSVTPLAGVHKFYVGQPVWGVVYFLLWSTPIPQIACAIEAVWFVLQDFDTFQEKFGLAAAKSNKTFETAKQTEAIASALRELEKLRTEGLITEYEFEQKRRALLK; translated from the coding sequence ATGAAACAGGCGATCGCCAGACTCACATCCCAACCTAAAGACCGTAAAATTGCCGTTGGACTCGCCCTAGTCGGTTCAGTTACGCCTCTCGCTGGCGTCCACAAATTTTATGTTGGTCAACCTGTATGGGGCGTTGTTTACTTTCTGCTGTGGTCAACCCCCATCCCTCAAATTGCCTGTGCCATTGAAGCCGTTTGGTTCGTACTCCAAGATTTTGATACTTTTCAAGAAAAATTTGGCCTTGCCGCAGCTAAATCCAACAAAACCTTCGAAACAGCAAAACAAACTGAGGCGATCGCCTCAGCTCTCCGCGAACTCGAAAAACTCCGCACTGAAGGTTTGATCACCGAATACGAATTTGAGCAGAAGCGACGTGCCCTGCTCAAATAA